A region of Deinococcus rubellus DNA encodes the following proteins:
- a CDS encoding MarR family winged helix-turn-helix transcriptional regulator, whose protein sequence is MEDEPQGLRVKGRRRILPDSVSHRLLAVASATPRHWFELEELATRRGMRLCDKVSITMALKMLANHGFLERHQGQLDGNVQLYALTPEGEGLLDELHPCSGCLGEQ, encoded by the coding sequence ATGGAAGATGAACCTCAAGGACTTCGAGTAAAAGGGAGACGCAGGATTCTGCCTGACTCAGTGTCGCACCGACTCCTGGCGGTGGCCTCAGCAACACCGCGCCACTGGTTCGAGCTGGAAGAACTGGCGACTCGCCGAGGGATGCGCCTGTGCGACAAGGTCAGTATCACGATGGCGCTCAAAATGCTGGCCAACCACGGGTTTCTGGAGCGTCATCAGGGGCAACTGGATGGGAATGTCCAGCTGTATGCCCTCACGCCTGAAGGGGAAGGGTTGCTCGACGAGCTGCACCCATGCTCTGGATGCCTGGGAGAGCAATGA
- a CDS encoding helix-turn-helix domain-containing protein, translating to MAVEEPLNKFEAGQLIRARREALGYTQTEVVENTTITVETYVSELENGKVSVGRSKHFPSLARFLKLSEDEIRSISPSAVFSLPDAPTSAPRRGPPIPPVVGPIEVTLDIPNELQELIDQYSDKAGFEALRNPKSVQMLALRRAYMGEEDELQTVDQWLDYFMDMRRWLPK from the coding sequence ATGGCTGTCGAAGAGCCGCTGAACAAATTTGAGGCCGGGCAACTTATTCGCGCTCGTCGAGAAGCGCTGGGGTATACGCAGACCGAAGTGGTAGAAAATACGACCATAACGGTCGAAACGTACGTCTCAGAGCTGGAAAATGGGAAAGTGAGCGTAGGGCGAAGCAAGCACTTTCCAAGCCTCGCTCGCTTCCTCAAGCTTTCAGAAGACGAGATACGCTCCATAAGCCCCAGCGCTGTTTTTTCGTTGCCCGACGCACCCACTTCCGCCCCTCGGCGCGGCCCGCCGATCCCGCCGGTGGTCGGTCCAATTGAAGTCACTTTAGACATTCCGAACGAACTTCAAGAGCTGATTGACCAGTACTCGGACAAAGCAGGCTTTGAGGCTCTGAGGAATCCCAAGAGTGTGCAAATGCTGGCCCTCCGCCGGGCTTACATGGGCGAAGAAGACGAACTTCAAACCGTTGATCAGTGGTTGGACTACTTCATGGACATGCGGCGATGGTTGCCCAAATGA
- a CDS encoding helix-turn-helix domain-containing protein, translating into MPENTKIEHVGEAIKARRTVLGLTQTELCKRLGWNQKSISTISQIENGSNTNLTLESLRRFAQALDFSVSDLVHGLSTDLQVQEAAPTAVRPDPETQASA; encoded by the coding sequence ATGCCCGAGAATACGAAGATTGAGCACGTTGGGGAGGCTATAAAAGCCCGCCGCACTGTGCTGGGGCTGACCCAGACCGAGCTTTGTAAACGGCTCGGCTGGAACCAAAAAAGTATCAGCACGATCAGCCAGATCGAGAATGGATCAAATACCAACTTGACCCTTGAGAGCTTGCGGCGTTTCGCACAGGCTCTCGATTTTTCGGTCTCTGACTTAGTACATGGGCTATCTACTGATCTCCAAGTACAGGAGGCTGCCCCCACCGCAGTCCGCCCCGATCCCGAAACCCAGGCGTCCGCGTGA
- a CDS encoding DinB family protein: protein MHPITHEFHHKGQLLALGRVLGFPLASGGDTDLVLP, encoded by the coding sequence ATGCACCCGATCACCCACGAGTTTCATCACAAAGGACAGTTGCTGGCCTTGGGACGGGTGCTCGGCTTTCCGCTGGCGTCCGGTGGGGACACAGACCTCGTTCTGCCTTAG
- a CDS encoding RNA-guided endonuclease InsQ/TnpB family protein: protein MKAFRYRMRPTKAQEAALTEQLRLCRQLYNCALEERIGAYKKEKKTVSGYDQMKDLPEIKSALPEYKGVYSQVLQDVLKRLDKTYQNFFRRVKQGAKKVGFPRFKGAGWYDSLTYPQLGFSMLGDVAYFSKIGNIRLRLSRPLEGKLKTATITRDCGEWYVSYVCEVEPQPLPKTGSSVGVDVGTTWFAITSDGEFVENPRHFKTAMKKLRVVQRSLSRKKRGSKQRRKVKAQVAKLHRKVSRQRLDFHHKTAIKLIRENDLIAHEDLNVSGMGKSNLARSIHDVGWSQFFSLLSQKAASAARTVIRVDPRYTSQACHQCGHTCKANRVSQSRFVCVNCGHQDNADVNAARNILARAEPLSANVAAVSASVA, encoded by the coding sequence ATGAAAGCCTTTCGCTACCGGATGCGCCCCACGAAGGCGCAGGAAGCCGCGCTGACAGAGCAACTCCGGTTGTGCCGCCAGCTCTACAACTGCGCCTTGGAAGAACGCATCGGGGCATACAAGAAGGAAAAGAAGACGGTCAGTGGGTACGACCAGATGAAAGACCTGCCCGAAATCAAGTCCGCACTGCCGGAGTACAAGGGCGTCTACTCGCAGGTCTTGCAAGACGTTCTCAAGCGGCTGGACAAGACGTATCAGAACTTCTTCCGGCGCGTCAAACAGGGTGCAAAGAAGGTGGGCTTTCCGCGTTTCAAGGGAGCAGGCTGGTACGACTCGCTGACCTACCCGCAGCTTGGATTCAGCATGTTGGGCGACGTGGCGTACTTCTCCAAAATCGGCAACATCCGGTTGAGACTCAGCAGGCCGCTGGAAGGCAAGCTGAAGACGGCGACCATCACGCGGGACTGCGGCGAGTGGTACGTGAGCTATGTCTGCGAGGTGGAACCCCAGCCGCTTCCCAAAACGGGAAGTTCGGTGGGGGTGGACGTGGGTACGACATGGTTTGCTATCACCTCCGATGGGGAGTTTGTGGAGAATCCCCGGCACTTCAAAACCGCCATGAAGAAACTCAGGGTGGTGCAGCGCTCGCTCAGCCGCAAGAAACGCGGGTCAAAGCAGCGCCGAAAGGTCAAAGCGCAGGTCGCCAAGCTGCACCGTAAGGTCAGTCGGCAACGGCTGGACTTCCACCACAAGACAGCTATCAAGCTCATCCGAGAGAACGATTTGATAGCACACGAAGACCTGAACGTTTCAGGGATGGGCAAGAGCAATCTGGCCCGGTCAATCCACGATGTCGGATGGTCGCAATTCTTCTCTCTCCTGTCCCAGAAGGCTGCAAGCGCCGCTCGGACAGTTATTCGCGTAGACCCCCGGTACACCTCGCAAGCTTGCCATCAGTGCGGGCATACCTGCAAGGCAAACCGGGTCAGTCAATCGCGCTTTGTGTGCGTCAACTGCGGGCATCAGGACAATGCCGACGTGAACGCAGCACGCAACATCCTGGCTCGGGCAGAGCCTTTAAGCGCCAACGTAGCGGCAGTCAGCGCAAGCGTTGCTTAA